In Nocardioides sp. zg-1228, a single window of DNA contains:
- a CDS encoding acetone carboxylase, translating to MDPDRDICSAKGCQADAVWDLQWNNPKIHTPERRKSWLACEEHRSSLSDFLGARGFLKDVVEHRTER from the coding sequence ATGGACCCCGACCGTGACATCTGCTCGGCCAAGGGCTGCCAGGCCGACGCCGTGTGGGACCTCCAGTGGAACAACCCCAAGATCCACACCCCCGAGCGCCGCAAGTCGTGGCTCGCGTGCGAGGAGCACCGCTCCTCGCTGTCCGACTTCCTGGGCGCCCGCGGCTTCCTGAAGGACGTCGTGGAGCACCGGACCGAGCGCTGA
- the moaA gene encoding GTP 3',8-cyclase MoaA, with protein sequence MTTPLADRFGRVATDLRVSLTDRCNLRCNYCMPAEGLDWLPTEQTLSDDEVVRLITIGVERLGIREVRFTGGEPLLRRGLVDIVARTHALGVETSLTTNALGLSRTAVALAEAGLDRINASIDSVRPETFATITRRDRLTDVVAGLEAAKAAGLGPIKLNAVLLRGTNDDQAAELLRWSVAHGYELRFIEQMPLDAQHDWSRAAMVTADEIHQALSAEFSLTPHGEPRGSAPAELFDVDGGPATVGIIASVTRPFCGHCDRVRLTADGQVRNCLFAREESDLRTALRSGAGDEEIAERWVIAMLGKRAGHGIDDETFLQPDRPMSAIGG encoded by the coding sequence ATGACGACACCCCTCGCTGACCGCTTCGGCCGCGTGGCCACGGACCTGAGGGTCTCGTTGACCGACCGCTGCAACCTCCGCTGCAACTACTGCATGCCGGCCGAGGGGCTCGACTGGCTGCCCACGGAGCAGACGCTCAGCGACGACGAGGTCGTCCGGCTCATCACGATCGGCGTGGAGCGGCTCGGCATCCGCGAGGTGCGGTTCACCGGCGGTGAGCCGCTGCTGCGGCGCGGCCTGGTCGACATCGTCGCGCGTACGCACGCCCTCGGCGTCGAGACGTCGCTCACCACCAACGCCCTCGGGCTCTCGCGCACCGCCGTCGCCCTCGCCGAGGCGGGGCTCGACCGCATCAACGCCAGCATCGACTCGGTGCGACCGGAGACCTTCGCGACGATCACCCGCCGCGACCGCCTCACCGACGTCGTCGCCGGTCTCGAGGCGGCCAAGGCCGCGGGGCTTGGCCCGATCAAGCTCAACGCGGTGCTGCTGCGCGGCACCAACGACGACCAGGCCGCCGAGCTGCTGCGGTGGAGCGTCGCCCATGGCTACGAGCTCCGCTTCATCGAGCAGATGCCGCTCGACGCCCAGCACGACTGGAGCCGGGCCGCGATGGTCACCGCCGACGAGATCCACCAGGCGCTGTCCGCCGAGTTCTCGCTGACCCCCCACGGTGAGCCGCGGGGCAGCGCGCCGGCCGAGCTGTTCGACGTCGACGGCGGCCCGGCGACCGTCGGGATCATCGCCTCGGTGACCCGTCCGTTCTGCGGCCACTGCGACCGCGTCCGGCTGACCGCCGACGGTCAGGTGCGCAACTGCCTCTTCGCCCGCGAGGAGTCCGACCTGCGCACGGCGCTGCGCTCGGGCGCCGGCGACGAGGAGATCGCGGAGCGCTGGGTCATCGCGATGCTCGGCAAGCGTGCCGGGCACGGCATCGACGACGAGACCTTCCTCCAGCCCGACCGCCCGATGTCCGCCATCGGGGGCTGA
- a CDS encoding SURF1 family protein, whose product MRFLVSRRWIAFALVVVFLAWVAWRLGEWQFHRLEDRQERNDVIQRNEKAGPSPVTDVLAPGRSVAKEDEWRIVEATGTYAVEDTVIVRYRTREGAAGVDVVVPLELEDGSSLLVDRGWYATDNRGATTADVPEPPSGEVEVTGWVRSDAEGDSAEVTDQSTRAVNSSRIAEALGREVLGGWVDLRSESPEPETPLVPVELPELDNGPHFFYGLQWWFFGALAIFGFFYLIYDEWRGGRGPWGSNESPAPEPTGTERAQPAQPARARRRTWRDRLDQDDAEDRADQPEHR is encoded by the coding sequence ATGCGGTTCCTGGTCTCACGCCGCTGGATCGCCTTCGCGCTCGTCGTCGTCTTCCTGGCCTGGGTCGCGTGGCGGCTCGGCGAGTGGCAGTTCCACCGCCTCGAGGACCGCCAGGAGCGCAACGACGTCATCCAGCGCAACGAGAAGGCGGGCCCCTCCCCGGTCACCGACGTGCTGGCCCCGGGCCGGTCGGTGGCCAAGGAGGACGAGTGGCGCATCGTGGAGGCCACCGGCACCTACGCCGTCGAGGACACCGTGATCGTGCGCTACCGCACGCGCGAGGGCGCCGCCGGCGTCGACGTCGTGGTGCCGCTCGAGCTCGAGGACGGCTCCAGCCTGCTCGTCGACCGCGGCTGGTACGCCACCGACAACCGCGGCGCCACCACCGCCGACGTCCCCGAGCCGCCGTCCGGCGAGGTCGAGGTGACCGGCTGGGTGCGCAGCGACGCCGAGGGCGACAGCGCGGAGGTCACCGACCAGTCGACCCGCGCCGTCAACAGCAGCCGCATCGCCGAGGCGCTCGGCCGCGAGGTGCTCGGCGGCTGGGTCGACCTGCGCTCGGAGTCGCCGGAGCCCGAGACACCGCTCGTGCCGGTCGAGCTGCCCGAGCTCGACAACGGGCCGCACTTCTTCTACGGCCTGCAGTGGTGGTTCTTCGGGGCGCTGGCCATCTTCGGGTTCTTCTACCTCATCTACGACGAGTGGCGCGGCGGCCGCGGCCCCTGGGGCAGCAACGAGTCACCCGCGCCGGAGCCGACCGGCACCGAGCGTGCGCAGCCGGCGCAGCCCGCCCGCGCCCGCCGACGTACGTGGCGCGACCGGCTCGACCAGGACGACGCGGAGGACCGCGCCGACCAGCCGGAGCACCGCTAG
- a CDS encoding ABC transporter ATP-binding protein gives MSMGPGAGGPPWRHLRSDRSVVDNKIERSTLRRVVAFARPHRRLIVAFLAVTVLDAALVVAPPLLLKAIIDDGVSTGDTSLVVLLAALVAVVAVVSAGFGLITGWLSSRIGEGLIYDLRTRVFAHVQRQSLAFFTRTQTGALVSRLNNDVIGAQRAFTSTLQGTVSNIIAAVVVGVTMLFLSWPVTLLCLALFPILLLASRWVGNRLADLSREQMDGNADLGNAMTERFNVGGAMLLKLFGRREVEDVAYAQKAAVVRDLGIRISLLTRIFFAAMMLVPSLATALVYGIGGWLAIRGDLSVGTIVALGVLLTRLLGPLQGLSNVRIDVMTALVSFDRVFEVLDLPSLIQEKPDAVVLPPTASRLEFDHVAFTYPRADQISLASLETVARTESRDTGQVLHDVTFTAEPGQMVALVGPSGAGKTTVTHLVARLYDVESGAVRVGGHDVRDVTLESLEDVVGYVTQDAHMFHDTIRANLVYARPEASDDEVWAALEAAQIATLVRSLPDGLDTVVGDRGYRLSGGERQRLAIARLLLKAPAIVVLDEATAHLDSESEAAVQQALDAALEGRTSLVIAHRLSTVRNADQILVLDDGRVVQQGTHAELMAAGGLYATLHATQFQADRAVPTPG, from the coding sequence ATGTCGATGGGACCGGGTGCGGGTGGCCCGCCGTGGCGACACCTGCGCAGTGACCGGAGCGTCGTCGACAACAAGATCGAGCGCAGCACGCTGCGCCGGGTGGTCGCCTTCGCCCGTCCGCACCGCAGGCTGATCGTCGCGTTCCTGGCCGTGACCGTCCTCGACGCCGCCCTGGTCGTGGCGCCGCCGCTGCTGCTCAAGGCGATCATCGACGACGGCGTGAGCACCGGTGACACCTCGCTCGTGGTGCTGCTGGCGGCCCTCGTGGCCGTCGTGGCGGTGGTGAGCGCCGGGTTCGGCCTGATCACCGGCTGGCTGTCGAGCCGCATCGGCGAGGGACTGATCTACGACCTCCGCACCCGTGTCTTCGCCCACGTGCAGCGCCAGTCGCTCGCGTTCTTCACCCGCACCCAGACCGGGGCCCTCGTCAGCCGGCTCAACAACGACGTCATCGGTGCGCAGCGGGCGTTCACCTCCACGCTCCAGGGCACCGTCTCCAACATCATCGCCGCCGTGGTGGTCGGCGTCACGATGCTCTTCCTGAGCTGGCCGGTGACGCTGCTGTGCCTGGCGCTCTTCCCGATCCTGCTGCTGGCCTCGCGCTGGGTGGGCAACCGCCTGGCCGACCTGTCGCGCGAGCAGATGGACGGCAACGCCGACCTCGGCAACGCCATGACCGAGCGCTTCAACGTCGGCGGGGCGATGCTGCTCAAGCTCTTCGGCCGGCGCGAGGTGGAGGACGTCGCCTACGCGCAGAAGGCCGCGGTCGTCCGCGACCTCGGCATCCGGATCTCCCTGCTGACCCGCATCTTCTTCGCCGCGATGATGCTGGTGCCGTCCCTCGCCACCGCGCTCGTCTACGGCATCGGCGGCTGGCTCGCCATCCGCGGCGACCTGTCGGTCGGCACGATCGTCGCACTCGGCGTCCTGCTCACCCGGCTGCTCGGTCCCCTCCAGGGCCTCTCCAACGTCCGCATCGACGTGATGACGGCCCTCGTCAGCTTCGACCGCGTCTTCGAGGTGCTCGACCTGCCGTCGCTGATCCAGGAGAAGCCGGACGCGGTCGTGCTGCCGCCGACGGCGTCCCGCCTGGAGTTCGACCACGTCGCCTTCACCTACCCGCGCGCCGACCAGATCTCCCTCGCCTCGCTGGAGACCGTCGCGCGCACCGAGTCGCGCGACACCGGCCAGGTGCTCCACGACGTCACGTTCACCGCCGAGCCGGGACAGATGGTCGCGCTCGTCGGTCCGTCCGGTGCCGGCAAGACGACCGTGACGCACCTCGTGGCCCGGCTCTACGACGTCGAGTCCGGCGCGGTGCGCGTCGGCGGCCACGACGTGCGCGACGTGACCCTCGAGTCGCTGGAGGACGTGGTCGGCTACGTCACCCAGGACGCCCACATGTTCCACGACACCATCCGCGCCAACCTGGTCTACGCGCGCCCCGAGGCGAGCGACGACGAGGTGTGGGCGGCCCTCGAGGCGGCGCAGATCGCCACGCTGGTGCGCTCGCTGCCCGACGGGCTCGACACCGTCGTCGGCGACCGGGGCTACCGCCTCAGCGGCGGGGAGCGGCAGCGGCTCGCGATCGCGCGCCTGCTGCTCAAGGCCCCGGCCATCGTGGTGCTCGACGAGGCCACCGCCCACCTCGACAGCGAGTCCGAGGCGGCGGTGCAGCAGGCGCTCGACGCCGCGCTGGAGGGGCGTACGTCCCTCGTGATCGCCCACCGGCTCTCCACGGTCCGCAACGCCGACCAGATCCTGGTCCTCGACGACGGCCGGGTCGTGCAGCAGGGCACCCACGCCGAGCTGATGGCTGCCGGTGGCCTCTACGCCACGCTCCACGCGACGCAGTTCCAGGCCGACCGGGCCGTGCCCACGCCCGGCTAG
- a CDS encoding enoyl-CoA hydratase/isomerase family protein, whose product MTPEELAAVGLRLDVVDAVATITLDRPEVRNAQTPAMWLALAELGASLPAEVRVVVVTGEGETFSAGLDRAMLDPANSGEGTVLGLLALSDEEASARIEEFQRGFTWLRDPRFVSIAKVRGHAIGAGFQLALSCDLRVVADDAKLSMKESALGLVPDLTGTKPLVEHVGYARALELCATARVVTGEEAARIGLATACVPAAELDGAVADLAAALVAPMPGVLSETKALLQGAADRDLDEQRRLEREAQVRRFRAVAAAFAG is encoded by the coding sequence ATGACTCCCGAAGAGCTCGCCGCGGTCGGCCTCCGCCTCGACGTCGTCGACGCCGTCGCCACGATCACCCTCGACCGGCCCGAGGTGCGCAACGCGCAGACGCCGGCCATGTGGCTGGCCCTCGCCGAGCTGGGCGCCTCGCTGCCCGCGGAGGTCCGGGTCGTGGTGGTCACGGGGGAGGGCGAGACGTTCTCCGCGGGTCTGGACCGGGCGATGCTCGACCCTGCCAACTCCGGCGAGGGCACCGTGCTGGGGCTGCTGGCACTCAGCGACGAGGAGGCGTCCGCGCGGATCGAGGAGTTCCAGCGCGGCTTCACGTGGCTGCGCGACCCGCGCTTCGTCTCGATCGCGAAGGTGCGCGGCCACGCCATCGGCGCCGGCTTCCAGCTGGCGCTGTCGTGCGACCTCCGCGTGGTCGCCGACGACGCCAAGCTGTCGATGAAGGAGTCGGCGCTCGGGCTCGTGCCCGACCTCACCGGCACCAAGCCCCTGGTCGAGCACGTCGGGTACGCCCGGGCGCTGGAGCTCTGCGCGACCGCGCGCGTCGTGACGGGGGAGGAGGCGGCGCGCATCGGGCTCGCCACGGCGTGCGTCCCGGCGGCCGAGCTGGACGGCGCCGTCGCCGACCTGGCGGCTGCACTGGTCGCCCCGATGCCGGGGGTGCTCAGCGAGACCAAGGCGCTGCTGCAGGGTGCTGCCGACCGCGACCTCGACGAGCAGCGCCGCCTGGAGCGCGAGGCGCAGGTACGCCGGTTCCGCGCGGTCGCGGCGGCGTTCGCGGGCTGA
- a CDS encoding ABC-F family ATP-binding cassette domain-containing protein, giving the protein MITAQKLEVRAGARLLMEDVTFRIAAGDKVGLVGRNGAGKTTLTRILAGEGQPASGQVLRTGDVGYLPQDPRVGDPQVLARDRILSARGLDDVVRRLREAEIDMASEDPRTHERGMKRWTRADAELHAGGGYAAESEAAQMAAALGIEERLLAQPIGTLSGGQRRRVELARILFSGAEIMLLDEPTNHLDADSIVWLRDFLKAHRGGFVVISHDNALLEATVNKVFHLDANRAVIDIYNMGWHNYLTQREDDEKRRRRERQNAENKAKVLTDQANKMRAKATKAQAAQSMLKRAEKMMAGIETERQADKVARIAFPDPAPCGKTPLMGKDLSKSYGSLEVFTAVDLAIDRGSRVVILGLNGAGKTTMLRILAGVDKPDTGEVVPGYGLKMGYYAQEHETLDVNRTVLENMHGAAPELTDTQARSVLGSFLFSGDDAHKPAGVLSGGEKTRLALAILVVSSANVLLLDEPTNNLDPASREEVLHAIRSYTGAIVLVTHDEGAVRALDPDRVLLLPDGDEDLWSDDYADLVSLA; this is encoded by the coding sequence ATGATCACCGCCCAGAAGCTCGAGGTCCGAGCCGGCGCGCGACTCCTCATGGAGGACGTCACCTTCCGCATCGCCGCAGGCGACAAGGTGGGCCTCGTGGGGCGCAACGGAGCCGGCAAGACGACCCTCACCCGTATCCTCGCCGGCGAGGGCCAGCCCGCCTCGGGCCAGGTCCTGCGCACCGGCGACGTCGGCTACCTCCCGCAGGACCCCCGCGTCGGTGACCCCCAGGTGCTCGCCCGCGACCGCATCCTGTCGGCCCGCGGCCTCGACGACGTCGTACGCCGCCTGCGCGAGGCCGAGATCGACATGGCCAGCGAGGACCCCCGCACGCACGAACGCGGCATGAAGCGGTGGACCCGCGCCGACGCCGAGCTGCACGCGGGCGGCGGCTACGCCGCGGAGTCCGAGGCCGCCCAGATGGCGGCGGCGCTCGGCATCGAGGAGCGCCTGCTCGCCCAGCCGATCGGCACCCTCTCCGGCGGCCAGCGACGCCGGGTCGAGCTCGCCCGCATCCTCTTCTCCGGCGCCGAGATCATGCTGCTCGACGAGCCGACCAACCACCTCGACGCCGACTCGATCGTCTGGCTGCGTGACTTCCTCAAGGCGCACCGTGGCGGGTTCGTGGTGATCAGCCACGACAACGCGCTGCTCGAGGCGACGGTCAACAAGGTGTTCCACCTCGACGCCAACCGCGCGGTGATCGACATCTACAACATGGGCTGGCACAACTACCTGACCCAGCGCGAGGACGACGAGAAGCGTCGTCGCCGCGAGCGCCAGAACGCCGAGAACAAGGCCAAGGTGCTCACCGACCAGGCCAACAAGATGCGCGCCAAGGCCACCAAGGCGCAGGCCGCGCAGTCGATGCTCAAGCGCGCCGAGAAGATGATGGCCGGCATCGAGACCGAGCGGCAGGCCGACAAGGTCGCCCGGATCGCGTTCCCCGATCCCGCCCCCTGCGGCAAGACCCCGCTGATGGGCAAGGACCTGTCGAAGTCCTACGGCTCGCTCGAGGTCTTCACCGCCGTCGACCTGGCGATCGACCGGGGCAGCCGCGTGGTGATCCTGGGCCTCAACGGCGCCGGCAAGACCACGATGCTGCGCATCCTGGCCGGGGTCGACAAGCCCGACACCGGCGAGGTCGTGCCCGGCTACGGGCTCAAGATGGGCTACTACGCCCAGGAGCACGAGACGCTCGACGTCAACCGGACGGTGCTGGAGAACATGCACGGCGCCGCCCCGGAGCTCACCGACACCCAGGCGCGCTCGGTGCTCGGGTCGTTCCTCTTCTCCGGCGACGACGCCCACAAGCCCGCGGGCGTGCTCTCGGGCGGGGAGAAGACCCGGCTCGCGCTCGCGATCCTGGTGGTCTCCAGCGCCAACGTGCTGCTGCTCGACGAGCCCACCAACAACCTCGACCCCGCCTCTCGCGAGGAGGTGCTCCACGCGATCCGCAGCTACACCGGCGCGATCGTCCTGGTCACCCACGACGAGGGCGCGGTGCGCGCGCTCGACCCCGACCGGGTGCTCCTGCTGCCCGACGGCGACGAGGACCTCTGGAGCGACGACTACGCCGACCTGGTGTCCCTCGCCTGA
- a CDS encoding neutral zinc metallopeptidase yields MRFNPKADISRGRVSDAGRGGGRGGAAGGGMRMPLPGGARAGGGIGGILIVVLFVVLTQCTGLMSDGGGGTGSQGQAQPEGIDTGDERYANCRTGADANEDPDCARVAVTLSLESYWADTLPEQAGTELSPAAINTFSGAVSTGCGEASSQVGPFYCPPDQQIYLDTTFFDDVLQGQLGGQGGDFVEPYVLGHEYGHHIQNLMGTMGKVRTQKGPDSDAVRLELQADCYAGMWTRDASDGDGILTDLDQGDIEEALDSAKAVGDDRIQQKSGQGVDPEGWTHGSAAQRMAWFTRGYEEGTLEACDTFSASRL; encoded by the coding sequence ATGCGCTTCAACCCCAAGGCCGACATCAGCAGGGGCCGGGTCAGCGACGCGGGCCGCGGCGGTGGCCGCGGTGGCGCCGCCGGCGGCGGGATGCGGATGCCGCTCCCGGGCGGCGCCCGGGCCGGCGGCGGCATCGGGGGCATCCTGATCGTCGTGCTGTTCGTGGTGCTCACCCAGTGCACCGGCCTGATGTCGGACGGCGGCGGGGGCACCGGCTCCCAGGGCCAGGCCCAGCCCGAGGGCATCGACACGGGCGACGAGCGCTACGCCAACTGCCGCACCGGCGCCGACGCCAACGAGGACCCCGACTGCGCGCGCGTGGCCGTGACGCTGTCGCTGGAGAGCTACTGGGCCGACACCCTGCCCGAGCAGGCCGGCACGGAGCTCTCCCCCGCGGCCATCAACACGTTCTCCGGCGCCGTGTCGACCGGCTGCGGCGAGGCGTCGTCGCAGGTGGGCCCGTTCTACTGCCCGCCCGACCAGCAGATCTACCTCGACACCACCTTCTTCGACGACGTCCTCCAGGGCCAGCTCGGCGGGCAGGGCGGCGACTTCGTCGAGCCCTACGTGCTCGGCCACGAGTACGGCCACCACATCCAGAACCTGATGGGCACGATGGGCAAGGTCCGCACGCAGAAGGGCCCCGACTCCGACGCCGTCCGGCTCGAGTTGCAGGCCGACTGCTACGCCGGCATGTGGACCCGCGACGCCAGCGACGGCGACGGCATCCTCACCGACCTCGACCAGGGCGACATCGAGGAGGCGCTCGACTCGGCGAAGGCCGTCGGTGACGACCGCATCCAGCAGAAGTCGGGCCAGGGCGTGGACCCCGAGGGGTGGACCCACGGGTCGGCCGCCCAGCGGATGGCGTGGTTCACCCGCGGCTACGAGGAGGGCACCCTCGAGGCGTGCGACACCTTCTCGGCCAGCAGGCTCTGA
- a CDS encoding DinB family protein: MDDTAAKTNLHNYLKHERQAVLAKLEGLSEYDARRPLTVTGTNLLGLVKHLATWEARYLGEVFDRPFPEPLPRWDVEADRLADMWATEDESRQAVVDRYQRVWAHSDVTVGSLALDDTGRVPWWGNAEVPLLNVLVHLLAETSRHAGHADILREQLDGAFGTDAEAMAEQQHDAAFWTERREKIEAAARSAG; the protein is encoded by the coding sequence GTGGACGACACGGCAGCGAAGACCAACCTGCACAACTACTTGAAGCACGAGCGCCAAGCGGTGCTTGCCAAGTTGGAAGGGCTCTCTGAGTACGACGCCCGCCGCCCGCTCACCGTCACCGGGACCAACCTGCTCGGCCTGGTGAAACACCTGGCGACGTGGGAGGCGAGGTATCTCGGCGAGGTGTTCGACCGGCCATTCCCAGAACCGCTGCCGCGGTGGGATGTCGAGGCAGACCGTCTCGCCGACATGTGGGCGACCGAGGACGAGTCGCGCCAGGCAGTCGTCGACCGCTACCAGCGGGTCTGGGCGCACAGCGACGTCACCGTGGGCTCGCTCGCCCTGGACGACACAGGCCGTGTGCCCTGGTGGGGGAACGCCGAGGTTCCTCTGCTCAACGTGCTTGTCCACCTGCTCGCCGAGACCAGCCGGCATGCCGGCCACGCTGACATCCTGCGCGAACAGCTCGACGGTGCCTTCGGGACCGACGCCGAGGCGATGGCCGAGCAACAGCACGACGCCGCCTTCTGGACGGAGCGGCGAGAGAAGATCGAGGCTGCCGCCAGGTCTGCGGGCTGA
- a CDS encoding aminoglycoside phosphotransferase family protein — protein MPHTHDVEVGQNQVRKTFVSWSLDEPEREWGALKHLSAYAPGLAPSPIARTEVGGRPTIVMSRVPGAPLAGEITGAQTQALARALRRLFDVPVPPGLAVRANDPLGFSRRFKQWLAEEYDWSECQDAGLVREAVESARLWLDQHLFSEGWIVDPVIALGDGNLDNVLWDGETCRLIDWEEYGVSDLAYEVADIVEHASSRLENRLEADALIEAIFLSESQRRRVEQHRPFFAAFWLAMLLPGNAGWGRNPTGSTEDQSRHLLRLLEGSGRQ, from the coding sequence ATGCCGCACACTCATGACGTCGAGGTTGGCCAGAACCAGGTGCGCAAGACATTCGTGTCGTGGTCGCTAGACGAGCCAGAAAGGGAATGGGGTGCGCTGAAGCACCTCAGCGCCTATGCGCCGGGTCTCGCGCCATCACCCATTGCGCGCACCGAGGTTGGCGGCCGCCCCACTATTGTCATGTCGCGAGTCCCAGGCGCCCCGTTGGCTGGCGAGATCACCGGTGCGCAGACGCAGGCTCTCGCACGGGCGCTGCGAAGGCTGTTCGACGTGCCTGTGCCGCCAGGCTTGGCGGTGCGCGCGAATGACCCACTCGGCTTCTCTCGGCGCTTCAAGCAATGGCTGGCCGAAGAGTACGACTGGTCGGAATGCCAGGACGCTGGGCTGGTTCGTGAAGCGGTTGAGTCGGCCCGGCTCTGGCTGGACCAGCACCTGTTCTCCGAAGGATGGATCGTCGATCCCGTCATCGCTCTCGGGGACGGCAACCTCGACAACGTGCTGTGGGATGGCGAGACCTGTCGGCTAATCGACTGGGAGGAATACGGCGTCTCTGATCTGGCCTACGAGGTGGCCGACATTGTGGAACACGCTTCATCCAGGCTGGAGAATCGGTTGGAGGCCGACGCCTTGATCGAGGCGATATTCCTCAGCGAGTCGCAACGCCGCCGTGTCGAGCAGCACCGTCCGTTCTTCGCCGCTTTCTGGCTCGCCATGCTCCTGCCGGGAAACGCCGGCTGGGGCCGCAACCCCACCGGTTCGACCGAGGACCAGTCCCGGCACCTGCTCCGCCTGCTCGAGGGCAGCGGGCGTCAGTGA
- a CDS encoding phosphotransferase, giving the protein MDGSTAAVWQPEPGWQRLSGAGPATVGLWAATHRGREVVVKRLGRPDPHDAPGVLVPADVNYWRRAADVALSGVVADSPGLREAPVVRVEEDEEGITLVHERVATADPPGLWLAACLGRFAAVDLGGHAWLARDQLRSRLRLVERRGGWRTLARTPVADIADHLWARRTSWLDRCDALPQVAQHGDPSAGNIPGRDGDGAVAIDWAHLGRGPVGADLGYLSLATREDIDPLVEAYVDALPPGLASRADVVTGARVMAVYTALTRLDWALARVADGEGALAGKFRHPSVAPYIHSMQRQVAQIEALLDDR; this is encoded by the coding sequence ATGGACGGGTCGACCGCGGCGGTCTGGCAGCCCGAGCCCGGGTGGCAGCGGCTGTCGGGAGCGGGCCCGGCGACCGTGGGGCTCTGGGCCGCGACCCACCGCGGTCGCGAGGTCGTGGTGAAGCGGCTCGGCAGGCCCGACCCGCACGATGCTCCGGGCGTCCTCGTGCCGGCCGACGTCAACTACTGGCGCCGCGCCGCCGACGTCGCCCTGAGCGGGGTGGTGGCCGACTCGCCCGGACTCCGCGAGGCCCCCGTCGTGCGGGTGGAGGAGGACGAGGAGGGCATCACCCTCGTGCACGAGCGGGTCGCGACCGCCGACCCGCCGGGCCTGTGGCTGGCGGCCTGTCTGGGCCGGTTCGCCGCGGTCGACCTCGGCGGCCACGCCTGGCTGGCTCGCGACCAGCTGCGCAGCCGGCTGCGCCTGGTCGAGCGCCGCGGCGGCTGGCGCACGCTGGCCCGCACCCCCGTCGCCGACATCGCCGACCACCTCTGGGCTCGTCGCACGAGCTGGCTGGACCGCTGCGACGCGCTGCCCCAGGTCGCGCAGCACGGCGACCCGTCGGCGGGCAACATCCCGGGCCGCGACGGCGACGGCGCGGTGGCGATCGACTGGGCGCACCTGGGCCGGGGACCGGTGGGCGCCGACCTGGGCTACCTCTCGCTGGCCACCCGCGAGGACATCGACCCCCTCGTGGAGGCGTACGTCGACGCGCTCCCTCCCGGGCTCGCGAGCCGTGCCGACGTGGTCACCGGCGCCCGGGTGATGGCCGTCTACACCGCGCTCACCCGGCTCGACTGGGCGCTCGCCCGCGTCGCCGACGGCGAGGGCGCCCTGGCCGGGAAGTTCCGCCACCCCAGCGTGGCGCCCTACATCCACTCGATGCAGCGCCAGGTCGCGCAGATCGAGGCGCTGCTCGACGACCGTTGA